The window agtctggatgtcagctggcgCTTACAAATCTTACTAAAAACATGTTAACTAAGTATTTAAAATGTATAGAGTAAGGGCAGACATGTTTCCAGACACATATACCATATGGGTATACTCTTCAGGAAGCTGAGACTGGCTATAGCACTCTGTTAAGTGCCCACTTGATGGCAATTCCAGGCTTGCCTCAGTGTCACGCATGAAATGGTATAACCAAATCAAAGACTCACAGATCCACCACATTCAATATATATTCTTCTTAAtctcttgaggataccatggacagccaggaaaacaaaccaatggatcatagaacaaatcaatccagaattttcactcaaggcacacatgaccaggctcaaactatcatactttggacacattatgcaaagacccagctcccttgagaagtccgtaatgctgggaaaagttgaaggaaagagaagaggacgacttgcagcaaggaggatggactTGATATGACAACAATGAAgacaccactgagggaccttaaaggccaagtggaagacagatcatcctagagagaatctatctatgtggtcgctaagagttggcaCCAACTTGACCAATCAATCAATGACTCTCTTGTTTAATGCACTTATTTTGCAATGAGTGCTTGACTTAATATTCATGTTTGTCCCCACCCCTTCTATTTTGCTGAACACTGCACAGAGAACGAGTATTAACTTACAAAGCCAGGAAAATCGTAATCGATCCCCTTCTCGGCCAGTCTTTTCCGCAAGCAACTCTCTTTCTTCAGCAGCCGCCGCATCATCTTTGCTTTCTGCTGGGCTGATCGTGTCCGATTATAGCGACTTACTGCTGGATGGGAGGGCTTACTGAATTTCTTCTCACTGCCTTTGAAGAGGTTGCCATGCACTTTTTCAGGTGGCATAAACTGGCCTGCATCACAAGAAGCATGTTACAAACAAAAGCTAAGGGCACAAAGCATCAAAGCAGTCATTTTAGTCGAGTGTTTTCCAGTTACGGATTCCAGGGTAGTGTAAAaaccttctccttcctcccctccttagACTATTCTTAATAGGCACAACTTTGGGCTGCATTACATGTTCTGCCTCCCAGCATATCAAGGGGTACAAGGAGTGCcctgcagcagggtttcttaacctttggcccccagatattgctggactacaactcccatcatcctcaaccacaaaggccatatctggggataatgggaattgcagtccaacaacatctgggggcccaaggttaagaaaccctgccctgcagtattccctctaattttttctcatctgtgtgtggaatgagttttgtttctggatggcagtatcaaggaaaTGTGTGTGCGTAAGcgcgcattcagagtgggaccttcctgattcaacttgagcaggatccaaaatgaactgagctgacattaaaaaaaaattgtgagagCATGCCTTAAGAGGAACACTGACTGCACTGCCTTCATCCACATGTCTGGACTCTCTATTTCTTGCACATGATGCTTCAGTATGCCATACACACTTGCTCACATCTCACAGCTGTTCTGCCCACTCAGCTGCTTCCATGCGCTTGGACTGGCTCCTTCCACTACTGCCACATGCTTCCATCTAGCTTTTCTTCACTTGTACTTGTTCCAAGAGGTGGTTAGGTATAGAGAGTTAGATTTTAttcatgttattttttaaaaatgccactttTCAGCCACCCCTCTGGTATGTTTTCCCTAAGGCCCAAACCTGGCTTTCCAAAACTTCTTAAGCAGAGATCCTTTCTATAGCCACATCTAGAAATCTCCCTTACTCTTGATGCAAGTTATTTATTCCcaactggaagaagaagaagaaaatcataTATGAATCTCAGCTGAGAACAATATGTACAAGTGATGGTAAGGACCGATTAGGTCAAGAGATTAGCTGGCCAAATGTTTCTTTGGGCATTAGACACTCTCTCAGAGCCCTCTATAAAAATCCATGCAGAATTGCTCTTCAACAGATTAGCCTATATGTGGTCAAGTTGTTTGGGAGAAAGGAACTCACCTCATTCCCCTTTCAAATCCCATGACAAAGGGCCACCATAACCTACACTTTACTCCTGATGGCAAGTCCAATACACTACAGGGCACACAGTGTCAAACACACCAATTTAAGTGAGCCTGCCTCACTCTAACATCGCACACAACCAATGGCAAGCACAGCAAGGGGAAGGAATTTGTGGAAGCTTCACCTATTAAGTAGTATGTGTTACCTCATGCTATTGGGGGTTTGGTTTCAACCCCAAAGCAGGCAGTTCCCTGGGGAATGTGACTGCAGCTTTGtaggggaaccccccccccaaagtggagCAGATCACCACAGATAAACGCAGCGAGCTTCATGTTGGGGTTTCTCCTGCCTGGGTCTTGCAGGGAGGACCCTAtcaggtgggggaagaaatagACATCAATACGACCACCTGGAAGCATTCATGCTGGCCCCAGCAGGGAGACATTGCCTCGCTGTCAACAGCTTTGCAGGATTGGGAGCGGCTCCCACGAGATCTCAAGGCAAGACCTCGCAAGACTTGTCCCAGCTGTCAGGagctatataagggaggactggccagtgacgaggggccagtccaggaggggGGCACGGTGATGAAGGAGCCCTGGGACTCTGACTGAACCTTGGGGGTAGTAACACTAGGGCAGggctggtgaatggaacaagccctgcctgtaagCCTTAAAACTGCCCAGGATCAAAACTCTCAGGCCATCTCAACTTCTTTGGCAGCGGAAGGTGGGTGGCTGTACCAAGAGCCAACAGGCTTATACTGAATCCTAAGACTGGGTATGTTGAGCTGCAATTAAAAGGCAGTCAGCTTTAATGAGGCAATCTCTGTCTctgagagaaaggtggcagctgAAAGTATGAACAGCAAAGATAGATTGGGAATGGGGATGAAGACCTGGGTGGGAGAAAAGCCGATGTGAATGGCAGGTTTGGGGGGAGAGTTTTCTGAGTAATGAACTTTGCCTATTCCAGAACTAGTCATACTTTGAATCTGCTATACTTTAAATACATGTCACTAACTGCCAGGGAAATACCTGTTCAAGTTTTATGGACAACAAGTTTCTATACTTACATTTCAAGAGTCGCTCACAGAAAAGGTAGTTGTTCATGGTATCTGCAACAATCTTAGCAACTTCATCACATTCAAATTCCAGAAATGCATAGCCTTTAGTGCCCCCAGTCTGTTAAAGGTAAAAGTACAATTCTAAAAGTTACATTCACATAGGAAAACAGAGTCCCTGCTGGACATTGTTTTTTCTTGGATAAGGATCTTAATACAAGAAAGGGATACTAAGCCATGATATgaatagcaatgaactgccttTAATGCAAGCAAGTGTTCTTTGAATTCTTTAAAATAAGCAGTTCtgcataaaaatatttttaaaagaactgtcaCAGCAAGTTAATTGACACAAGGAGTTTCTATGCTAAATTACATAAACCAAGATTGTCCGAAAGGCCAATATGAATGACTGAAGAAACTTGGGCTCTCCATTGCAAAGACTGACAGGACCTGGTTGGAGGGGAAGGAACTGAACTGAATCCTTTAAACACCCAACCAAATAAGCCTTCAGTAGAGGAAAGCCTATGAAATGCACAGTATTAAAAAGAAAGGGTGTATCTTCAAAGTTAGAAATAAAGTTTGAAAGAACATTTCAAAGCACGAGTTACCTTTTTACTCCTTGCAAGTCGAAGCCTTGTGACTGTCCCAAACTGACTGAAGTATTCTTTGAGCTGTGGTTCATAAAGGCCCTGAGGAATATGACCCAAGTAAATGACACCAGGGGTCAGCTTTTCAACCTGTAATATAAAGTGAGAGAACACAGGAACATCACTACAGACTATACCTCTTGCACTTCATGGTCATTTAACCTTAGTCTTAAAACGTTTTTCTCTACATATCTATATACACACATTCTTCATCAACTGAGGATTACACTTTGCACACTTGATGTGAAACTCGATGCAGTCCATTACACACTTGTTGCATAACCAACTGTAGTCCACGAAAGCTCATGCTAAAATAAAACAAGGTGTCACAAGACTCTCTTGTTCTTCCGAGGGAAGTTCATCAAGCCCCTGCTTCGAATACCTTCAGACATCAGTCCAAGATTTGGCTCTTCAGAAAAATCCTTTGAGCTAAGCACGTTTCTGTTCAGTAGGCAATGAGGTTTTTAAGCTCTGATGTGTTATTACTGTTGATACTATTTGTATGGCACTTTTTTAGagtgcaaagcacttcacatgtattataATGAAATCCTTATAAACAGACTGTAAGCATTATTTATCCCCATACTGCAAGGTGGAGAGTGGGTGGGACTAAGTCAGAGAGAGCAGCTTGTCTAAAGCCACTTAGCAAGTTCATGGAATGTAAGAGACTTGGATTAGGAGAGTCCAGATTCACAGATCAGCCTCTTAACCACTAGACTTacaaccaatgttccctctaacagggatttccagatgttgttgaccacaactcatataatccccaagcaaaggctactgcagctggaaactgtagtcaacagcatctgggaatccctgttagagagaacacagcTTACAACAGCTGTGTtaaactgttgctggtgtatgtgtgtgtatgttctgGTTTTTATCACCattatagttttttttaaagttactgtTTTGATAAGATAAAAGCATATGGTTGCCAACTCTAACTGCAGCACTTCTAGAGAGTCCCACCCCACTCCAACAGCAAGCCATTAACATATCCAGGAATGCTTCCTTCAGTCACCTGGATATTCTCCCAGGCCAGTCTTGGAGGGCAGGCAACCCGCATAAAGCAAGAAACAGAAACTCTGAATAAACCaggatggggccttagctcagtggcagagaacctGCTTTgaacacagaaggtcccaggatcagtcCCCCacatctccaggctgggctgggaaagaccccggtctgaaatcctgaagagctgctgccagtcagagtaggcactactgagctagagggagcaggagtccgactcagtataaggcagcgttCTATGTGTGAGCAAATGGAGAGCGGGGGGTCGCCCCGCAGCCACCACGACGCGGGGTCCTTCCTCACCTTGGCAGCGGCCGTCTTCCTCACGCGCTGCACCTTCGCCTGGAACTCTTTTTGCCGCTCCGGGTCCAAGGAGAGAAGAGCAGAGGGAGCCGGTTCTGCGGCCGCGGCAACAACCACCGAATCCGCCATGGCGCGACGACAGTGGGGAACGGCAGCACATGCGCACTCCACCCACCACCGGATAACCTTACCGACACTTCCGTTTGGGCCACCAGAAGATAGAGAAATAGGGGGCGGAGAGGAAAGATCAGTAGCGGCCCCTGCCGGCTGGAGGCTAAAAGAGCAGTCAAACGAGGTTCTCGACTCGAAGacgtcccagcagcagcagcgcacaAATGGTACAGAGAGCCTGTGTGTTTTTGCTCAGAAGTGTTCGTCGTtctactgtgttcagtggggtctactcccaggtaaatgttcGTAGGGTTTCACTTTCAAGCCCGGGCAACGTACGTGGGAGTAGACCCTATTGAATACAATGGGGAAAATCCCTTCTGAGTAAAAATACACAGGCTTGCGCTTTTAACCATCTTCGCTCACAGGGATGCTAGGGGCACTTAGGCATATGTATCCTAGACATTTATGCCTTTATTTTTTAACGGAATTCCATCCCGCCTTTCCGCAGCTGCCTCCACACGCACCCCGCCTCCGCTGCTTTAGCCGTTTTGGTTAGCCGAAGGATCCTTTAAATAACCAACTGGATGATCAGGATTCCCAAAAGGGTGGGATGTGCTGGGCACACTGGAGAACAACATTTTGAAAAATTTCCAATATTACAGTGTTTTTACCCCTTTCAGAGCTAAAAAATAAAAGTGCAATATGGTAATGCTACATCTTACAATAATTGTACTATTACAATATAATATTGTAATAAGTGTAATACAAGTTTAATATTGGAAATCTTTCAGTGCTAAAATACTGTTCTCCAGAGTCTCTAACACATCCCACTGTTTTTGGGATCCCGTCTGATTTTCAAGGGTCATTCCGGCTTTGATCCAGTcccatttttattgatttttccgTTACAGGTTTGCTTATGATTATTATTGCCGCTTTGAGGTTTCTGGGGGGAGGCTGGATCTAAACGTAGAGCATGAAATGAATGAGGCCTGCTGAGTTCCATCGTATGTCCAGATCAACATACATAGGAATCTGCATAGGATCAtcgatatttagatgttgtgacgatgtgtctatacctacaaagattataatcgttcggacaatggtttttcccatgacattctatggatgaaAAAGCTGtatttggaagaagcaagatgaaaaaatattgatgcttttgaactttggtgctggagcagACTTTTGATActatggacagctaggaaaacaaatggatcatagaacaaatccagaatattcactcaaggcacaaatgaccaggctcaaactatcatactttggacacattgttctcccttgagaagtccataatgctgggaaaagttgaaggaaagagaagaaaatgaccagcagcaaggtggatggactcaattatgacagcaatgaatgtaccactgagagatcttaaaggccaagttgaaaacagatcatcctggagagaatctatctgtggtcactaagagtcgacactgacttgaaggcacataatcaatcaaatcaataggaacataggaagctgccatatactgagtcagaccatcggtccatctagttcagtattgtctacacagactggcagcagcttctccaagactgcaggcaggagtctctctcagcaaatggacgttggacataacacacacacacacatacaccccaccgattacctgatgtgccttgtaatccgccatccccaagttacagtactacctgcatatatttcataaccttgtgggtttccaaatccttgtgtgtaaatctttgtagatatatgatgtacaaatgactttgtatataattgtgctttggcaacgtactgtatgctttggtagtttgttggtacaataaaaatatcttgtcctattaaaaaaaatatcttgtcctatcttggagattctgccagggagggaacttggaacctagatgctcttcccagagcggctccaacccctaagctgaatatcttacagtgccaggggcgtaactactattaggcaaggggaggcagctgcctgggggcccccatgcttcgaggggccccccagaagcaagtcacatgactatacaggtgaaactcggaaaattagaatatcgtgcaaaagtccattaatttcagtaatgcaaattaaaaggtgaaactgatatatgagacagacgcattacatgcaaagcgagataagtcaagccttaatttgttataattgtgatgatcatggcgtacagctcatgaaaaccccaaatccacaatctcagaaaattagaatattacatggaaccaagaaggcaaggattgtagaatagaacaatatcggacctctgaaaagtatagtgtactgtgcttgattggccagcaaactcacctgacctgaacccatagagaatctatggggcattgccaagagaaggatgagagacatgagaccaaacaatgcagaagagctgaaggacgctaatgaagcatccttccataatacctcatcagtgccacaggctgatagcatccatgccacgccgcattgaggcagtaattgctgcaaaaggggcccaaaccaagtactgaatacatatgcatgcttatacttttcagaggtccaatattgttctattcttcaatccttgtcttcttggttccatgtaatattctaattttctgggattgtggatttggggttttcatgagctgtacgccatgatcatcacaattataacaaattaaggcttgactgatctcgctttgcatgtaatgcgtctgtctcatatatcagtttcaccttttaatttgcattactgaaattaatggacttttgcacgatattctaattttccgagtttcacctgtatattgtgaagtatgtgtgtgtatcagcaaggggcccattttaaaattttgtttctaggcccattccagccttgttacacccctgtacagtgctcacacttctagtctccctttcatatgcaaccagggtggaccctgcttagctaaggggacaagaagGTTAAAGGTGTTTTGTGTTCTCACGTGGGGCTCTGTATGGCAAACGTCAACTTATTATCTCAGATATTAACGCATAGGCACTATGCATTTTCAATATAAGTAAAGCTGCAATGttaaatatataatttaattaaattatgattagattaatataatataattaaatattaaattaaatatacaatattatattaaataattaaatacaatATAATTAAAGCTGTGATATTAAAGCTGCAGTTCCTCAGACGTTAGTGCACAGAACCGCTACACCACTCTGTGCAACGTCAAGGTGTGCCGCGTTCGACTGTGCGCGTGCGCGGATCGGCCCCGCTCCTCCGGCCTCTCTGAGTCTGAGCGGCAACCGCGCTTGGTTTCTTTCTCAGAGGCGGCGGGGAAAGAAGCCTCGCTACTCCGGCGTGCGACCTACCAGGGCCCGGCCTCACGGCGGCGGACGCAAGACCATCGTCGCTCCCTGAGAACGGCGGGCGTGATTGGCTGGCTCATTTTTGCTGCGCCGCAATAGGCGGACTCCGAAAGTGGCTTCGCTGCCCATtggctggcagagggaggagtaGCCGCGGTAGCGGGCTAGGCTGAGGGAGGTCGGgctcaagaaagagagaagcagaagAGTTAGAGTCTTTGAAAGGTTTTGTCGGTGCCGACCAAGCGAGGACTTTGGAGCGGCTATGAGTGGCGGCGTGTACGGAGGGGGTGAGTCCAAGGCCGGGAAGGGGCGGGGCTTTTCATGCCGCCTCCTGCGGGCCCTTGGGACAGTGCTTGACCCAAATGCGGATGGCGGGGGGATGATGAAGATGGTGGTGGTGCTCTTCCAGGGTTCCTGCCCCTTTAAGATGGGGGAGAATTCTCCCCGGTGTCACTTCTCCTCTCTCACCAGCTTGGTGAGGGGAAAAGTCACCTTGAATACTGAACGTAGGCAGTTGCCTTCTATCAAGTCGGAGTTTTGGAGTAACGGGAGTAatgaatgatttttaaagaagtatagtggttcatctagctcagtatttatacAGACTgctagcagctctccagggtttcagacagtttCTTCCAGCCCTGctttgggattgaacctgggaccttctgcctgcaaaacagatgctctgctactgagctgcagtaaagtaaagttgtgccgtgtgGAGTTGGTGCCGCCCCACCTGCAAAATAAAGGGAAGGGTTTCATACATCCTAATGAGCGTGCTGAGCCGTGTTATGGTGAGTCAGACTGTTGGGCCACCTAccaacactgattggcagcaatcAGTTTTGGAAGAGATCTTGTCTTTCCCAGTTCTCCTTGGAGATGTCctggattgaatttgggacttcttgcatgcaaaacagatgctctagcaTGAAGCTACAGCTCCTCTCCCCAAATTATCTCCTCCTTTTCTGCCCTTACTTTTGTGGAAACCACATTGCTGTCTTTTAAGAACATGGTAAGTGGAGCGTTCTGGAGATGAAGTTCTTTCTGACAATGGGGTACAGGGATGGAAAAAGCTTTAACCACCTACTGGTGGTTCTTCTGCTTGCTGAACATCTGTATCCAGGGATGGAGCCTACAGAAAATGCTCGAACAGAAGCATTGTGCTGCACCAGTGTTACCACCATCTCTTATTGTTTTCTTTTGGTCATTCAAgatattttaaaaggagaaaatagGAAAAAGGGAGAGAACAATGGGTGTATACATTAAATGTGGATCCTCTGTTGCAGATCTGGGGTTTAAGGTAAATTGCAAATCTGAAAAAAGGAAGACTTATCTAAGATGTATGATTGTTGCATGTATTTACACATTCCCTGTAGGCTTGCCAATTTTTGAAGCAGCCTCTAGCTGTTCCTTTTTAATAGCAATTTGATTTGCAGTAATTAGGCCACAATAATATATTTAGTTCCCTGCCATAAAAAGATTCACTTGTTAGCTTCTGTGTATCAAACTTCTGCTAAAGAGACAGCCAGGCTATTTTTATCTGGTTAGTTGGCAACTATTCTTCTGTTACCAAGCAAATAACATCTACATGTGATATTGGACCCCCGTGAATTATGGCACAATCTATGCCATAAGTGCTGCAAGTAGCAGAAAGTAACCTTTGTACAGAGGTTATTATGTACAATAAGCGCTATTTCTGGTTGCCCACCAGAACCTTTTTTCTTAAAACATTTATTATTTGGAGAGAGGAAACTGGATTTGTCCCATTCTTGTTTGGCAACAGTGATCTgaaaaagggggaggaggaaaaaagaacCCATGCGTCtgagtctctccccacccacccaccccctgccgcccccacGTGCAAGGCACAGGTacactggagtgggggggggagttgtgttGTGCAGTTGCCCTGACTTCATAACAGCCTCTAAGCTGATCTTCTTGAACCTATTCTGAACCTTTTCATGATGCCTATAACATTCCTTGTTGCCTGATACAGGCTTCCCTAAACAGCCTTTTGAGAATTTCCCTTGCTGCCTAGAGTAGGATTTGTGCTGCACTGTCTGCATTCATGCCTTGCTTACAACACTCTCCTATCAGTTGCCTGCACTTAAGTGCTTTTCTGTGCTTTTTCTTCCCCATTCCAGGGTTGACCCTGATCTTATCAATCAATAGATTTTCTCTGAGTCCCTGTATTTGTGTTCTCTTATCCATAGCATTGTCATAATCTCTTTCTAATTCATGCTGCTTTCCCTCTGACAGTCTCCCCATATATATTCTTGCCTCTAGAAAGATCCTGAGTCAGACTCCTATATTCTGGGGAATACACTCTTCTTGTAAACTCACCCCTGTATATTTCTTGATGTTACCGATAAAGATGCAAGATTAACCGGCTACTTGAGGTCTTTTTAACTGGAGGTgctgggattgaatctggaaccttgcTTACAAAGTATAGGGCTGAGTTATAGATTTTCCCCTGTTTGGGGAACTCACtgggactttcttctgagtaaaagtGTCCAGGATGGGGATGCACAATGTGGCATCTGCAAGACTTTTCTGTCTTATGCATAGTTAAAAGTATTGAAGTTGCTTTTGTGGGGTGTGTGAATGTTTTAAGAACCTGTATGGGCcacccacctaatggcacagcggggaaatgacttgactagcaagccagaggttgcttgtTTGAAAccgtgctggtatgtttcccaggctatgggaaacacctatattgggcagcagcgatataggaaggtgctgaaaggcatcatctcatactgtgcaggagatggcgatggtaaacccctcctgtattctacccaagacaaccacaggggtctctGGTCGCCGGgatttgacaccgacttgatggcaaacGTTACCTTTTATGGGCCAGTGGAACATGTTTAACCCAATTCTAAGCATGGTTACTTGTTAGTAAGTCTCTTTGAGTTAAGTGgagcctcccccccgccctgttAAGGAtgatgacaacaaatatttacatatcgcttttcaacagaagttcccaaagcggtttagagagatagaaatagatagataaata of the Hemicordylus capensis ecotype Gifberg chromosome 3, rHemCap1.1.pri, whole genome shotgun sequence genome contains:
- the NIFK gene encoding MKI67 FHA domain-interacting nucleolar phosphoprotein, which encodes MADSVVVAAAAEPAPSALLSLDPERQKEFQAKVQRVRKTAAAKVEKLTPGVIYLGHIPQGLYEPQLKEYFSQFGTVTRLRLARSKKTGGTKGYAFLEFECDEVAKIVADTMNNYLFCERLLKCQFMPPEKVHGNLFKGSEKKFSKPSHPAVSRYNRTRSAQQKAKMMRRLLKKESCLRKRLAEKGIDYDFPGFAAERPVTKKLLKSDSSMNVSVNSEDPTPVCTPTVLERRKSQPEDNATEEAEIIFKLPPSSAKIAVQKTKTKSKRKTAKTVKCKT